In Haloterrigena turkmenica DSM 5511, a single genomic region encodes these proteins:
- a CDS encoding zinc-dependent alcohol dehydrogenase family protein, producing the protein MRAAVLEEHGEPLSIEDVDAPEPAPDGAVVELEACGVCRSDWHGWQGDWGWLGLETQPGQILGHEPAGRVVAVGDEVESVAEGEHVAVPFNLGDGSCPRCQRGHSNICENVMPLGFVEQAQGAFAEQVHVPVADHNLVKLPDGVSSVDMAGLGCRFMTSFHALAHRADVGAGDWVSVHGCGGVGLSAVHIADALGANVVAVDLTDEKLEKARELGAVEAVNAEDVEDVPGEVQAITDGGANVSMDALGIATTSQNSVSSLDAHGQHIQVGLTTQDEQGMVSLPTDAMVMQEIEFIGSLGMPPTRYDEIFRMVSTGKLEPEKVVSETIGLEDVSDKLESMTDFETVGIPVIDNF; encoded by the coding sequence ATGCGTGCAGCAGTCCTCGAGGAGCACGGCGAACCGCTCTCGATCGAAGACGTCGACGCACCGGAGCCGGCGCCCGACGGGGCCGTCGTCGAACTCGAAGCCTGCGGCGTCTGCCGGAGCGACTGGCACGGCTGGCAGGGCGACTGGGGATGGCTCGGCCTCGAGACCCAGCCGGGACAGATTCTCGGCCACGAGCCCGCCGGGCGCGTCGTCGCCGTCGGCGACGAGGTCGAGAGCGTCGCGGAAGGCGAGCACGTCGCTGTTCCCTTCAACCTCGGCGACGGGAGCTGTCCGCGGTGTCAGCGAGGCCACTCGAACATCTGCGAGAACGTGATGCCGCTGGGCTTCGTTGAGCAGGCCCAGGGGGCGTTCGCCGAACAGGTCCACGTTCCGGTCGCCGATCACAACCTCGTGAAACTCCCCGACGGCGTCTCGTCGGTCGATATGGCCGGGCTGGGCTGTCGGTTCATGACGTCGTTCCACGCGCTGGCCCACCGCGCGGACGTCGGCGCGGGCGACTGGGTCTCGGTCCACGGCTGCGGCGGGGTCGGCCTCTCGGCGGTCCACATCGCCGACGCGCTGGGCGCGAACGTCGTCGCGGTCGATCTGACAGACGAGAAACTCGAGAAAGCCCGCGAACTCGGTGCCGTCGAGGCGGTCAACGCCGAGGACGTCGAGGACGTCCCCGGTGAGGTACAGGCGATCACCGACGGCGGTGCCAACGTCTCGATGGACGCGCTGGGTATCGCGACGACCAGCCAGAACTCCGTCTCGAGTCTCGACGCCCACGGCCAGCACATCCAGGTCGGCCTCACCACGCAGGACGAACAGGGGATGGTCTCCCTCCCTACTGACGCGATGGTCATGCAGGAGATCGAGTTCATCGGCTCGCTGGGGATGCCACCGACCCGCTACGACGAGATCTTCCGGATGGTCTCGACGGGGAAACTCGAGCCCGAGAAGGTCGTCTCCGAAACCATCGGCCTCGAGGACGTCAGCGACAAACTCGAGTCGATGACCGACTTCGAAACGGTCGGGATTCCGGTTATCGACAATTTCTAG
- a CDS encoding DUF5784 family protein, which translates to MARPLRFRYSPASWSEERVRHEILQPLRSNIGARAVAPRFDIGADWETHRFEMQNGDVALFARNDEGAYWMGNTETPSSLWKTDKFGWREIPYHVSRWAQRELLSTLHEEDPWLADYPHLSWFFLPVFMSKDGRESTRAFFGEHAAGFPDAGRRETTGFFEDFLSTGVLDEYRHVMSGKLGTSDHVDRVRMSAAMAEFIAAKILTDAGYDVEPEIEVTTGHSLDFRAEDENTNVLVEVTRPQPPINRAAAGPVAAVRDTAETKTNGQLAEHGGGAVLFVDCSSFRDDAWNAVRAEQPDVRHRPAVVYRVRPDGRVEGYTKGRVPLDLAGAIDILN; encoded by the coding sequence GTGGCACGGCCGCTTCGCTTTCGGTATTCGCCCGCCTCGTGGAGCGAGGAGAGGGTCCGACACGAGATTCTCCAGCCGCTCCGGTCGAACATCGGGGCCCGCGCAGTGGCGCCGCGGTTCGATATCGGCGCCGACTGGGAGACACACCGCTTCGAGATGCAAAACGGCGACGTCGCGCTCTTCGCGCGAAACGACGAGGGAGCCTACTGGATGGGCAATACCGAGACGCCTTCGTCGCTGTGGAAGACCGACAAGTTCGGCTGGCGCGAGATCCCCTATCACGTCTCGCGGTGGGCCCAGCGGGAACTGCTCTCGACGCTCCACGAGGAGGATCCGTGGCTGGCCGACTACCCGCACCTCTCGTGGTTTTTCCTCCCCGTGTTCATGTCCAAGGACGGCCGCGAGTCGACGCGGGCCTTCTTCGGCGAACACGCCGCCGGCTTCCCCGACGCCGGGCGTCGGGAGACGACCGGATTCTTCGAGGACTTCCTCAGCACGGGCGTTCTGGACGAGTACCGACACGTCATGTCGGGGAAACTCGGCACCAGCGACCACGTCGACCGCGTCCGTATGAGCGCCGCGATGGCCGAGTTCATCGCCGCGAAGATCCTCACGGACGCCGGCTACGACGTCGAACCCGAGATCGAGGTCACGACGGGGCACTCGCTGGATTTCCGCGCCGAGGACGAGAATACGAACGTCCTCGTCGAGGTGACCCGACCCCAGCCGCCGATTAACCGCGCGGCGGCGGGTCCCGTCGCCGCCGTCCGAGACACCGCCGAGACCAAGACCAACGGTCAACTGGCCGAACACGGCGGCGGCGCCGTCCTGTTCGTCGACTGCTCGAGTTTCCGCGACGATGCCTGGAACGCCGTTCGCGCTGAACAACCTGACGTGCGCCACCGGCCGGCCGTCGTCTACCGTGTCCGGCCCGACGGCCGCGTCGAAGGCTACACGAAAGGTCGGGTTCCGCTCGATCTGGCGGGCGCGATCGACATTCTGAACTGA
- a CDS encoding DUF5786 family protein, with amino-acid sequence MSMGAYDEDEHERREQQASRVDADFDDERTIYHGEVEYDSGESTEALLDQFEQMKSN; translated from the coding sequence ATGTCAATGGGTGCCTATGACGAAGACGAACACGAGCGACGCGAACAGCAGGCGTCCAGAGTCGATGCCGATTTCGACGACGAGCGGACGATCTACCACGGCGAAGTCGAGTACGACTCCGGCGAGTCGACCGAAGCGCTACTCGACCAGTTCGAGCAGATGAAATCGAACTAG
- a CDS encoding DUF5789 family protein yields MLLNGTGEVIDDHEYPATTEELIENYGDRTLELPNGSETVGDVLARLESETFEYPEEARFAVYSAVSDKAIGRVGYSDRDPTPTGSPYSPDAVSF; encoded by the coding sequence ATGTTGCTCAACGGCACCGGCGAGGTCATCGACGACCACGAGTATCCCGCCACCACCGAGGAACTGATCGAAAACTACGGCGATCGAACCCTCGAACTCCCGAACGGGTCCGAGACGGTCGGCGATGTACTCGCCCGCCTCGAGTCGGAGACCTTCGAATACCCCGAGGAGGCGCGCTTCGCCGTCTACTCCGCGGTCAGCGACAAGGCCATCGGCCGCGTCGGCTACAGCGACCGCGATCCGACACCGACCGGCAGTCCGTACTCGCCCGACGCGGTTTCCTTCTAA